In one window of Pseudodesulfovibrio sediminis DNA:
- a CDS encoding GNAT family N-acetyltransferase — protein sequence MNNLIIRTVEPEDLTACHTIEANCFPPCEAAWTSSLQNRIEEYPEGFLVAELDGDVVGQVNSGSTDKEDISDEEFKKLIGHDPDGRHIVIFSLSVHPNYQRQGIADKLMSNFIEQARELGKSTIKLLCKKDLLPYYSRHGFLDDGLSASDHGGAEWHAMTLYI from the coding sequence ATGAACAACTTGATCATTCGTACTGTTGAACCCGAAGACCTGACCGCATGTCACACAATTGAGGCCAACTGTTTCCCCCCTTGCGAAGCCGCATGGACAAGCTCTCTGCAGAATCGTATTGAGGAATATCCCGAAGGATTTCTCGTAGCCGAACTGGACGGGGACGTGGTTGGACAGGTCAATTCAGGCTCCACTGACAAAGAAGACATCTCGGATGAAGAGTTCAAGAAGCTCATCGGTCACGATCCTGATGGCCGACATATCGTTATTTTTTCCCTGTCCGTACACCCCAATTATCAACGCCAGGGCATTGCGGACAAACTCATGAGCAACTTCATCGAACAGGCCCGCGAACTCGGCAAGTCCACGATCAAACTGCTGTGCAAGAAAGACCTGCTCCCCTACTATTCCCGGCACGGATTCCTTGATGACGGCCTCTCCGCCTCAGATCATGGCGGAGCCGAATGGCACGCAATGACATTGTATATCTAA
- a CDS encoding ATP-binding cassette domain-containing protein has protein sequence MAVVSLHDISINFTGTILLDGISMQIEPGERVCLLGRNGEGKSTLLSIIEGITKPDEGSIDYARGSKVAMLPQEVPQNLDGSVYDIAAQGLGAVGRNLSAYHDASRALAESIDPDDAQVTNLERAQHALEDAGGWPHHQTIETVLSHLKLDGDESFSSLSGGTKRRALLARALVSDPDLLILDEPTNHLDIDSISWLEDFLLRQNTTLLFVTHDRAFLKRLATRIIELDRGKLYSWDCDYSTYLERKDAVLEAEAKQNHNFDRKLAEEEAWIRRGIKARRTRNMGRVRDLRQMRKERQARRDRTGSVKMVIQDADRTGKLVVEATDICFGFDDTPLISDFSAAVMRGDKVGLIGPNGVGKTTLLKILLGELEPQSGSIRHGVNLQISYFDQLREQLDETQSARHNVADGNDFVTINGNQLHVMSHLKNFLFTPDRAKVPVSVLSGGERNRLLLARLFTRPSNVLVMDEPTNDLDVETLDLLEELLMDYPGTLLLVSHDRAFLNNVVTSTFGFEGNGWVAEYVGGYDDWIRQRPNTPAPTTKACKAKPEAKPKKPAKQKLSYKEKFELEKKQAELKKIPLLIESLETDLEELQTRMAAPDYFKNSGEVMADDQKRLESLESDLEIAYENWEQLESTLEGIELD, from the coding sequence ATGGCCGTTGTTTCCCTGCACGACATATCCATAAACTTCACCGGAACAATTCTGCTGGACGGTATTTCCATGCAAATCGAACCGGGTGAACGGGTCTGCCTACTAGGCAGAAACGGCGAGGGAAAATCCACGCTGCTCTCCATCATCGAAGGCATAACCAAACCGGATGAAGGGAGTATCGACTATGCCCGAGGCTCCAAGGTGGCCATGCTCCCGCAGGAAGTGCCCCAGAACCTCGACGGTTCGGTGTACGATATCGCGGCACAGGGGTTGGGCGCTGTAGGACGAAACCTGTCAGCCTACCACGATGCATCCCGGGCGCTGGCCGAATCAATTGACCCGGACGACGCTCAGGTCACCAACCTGGAACGCGCCCAGCATGCCCTGGAAGATGCCGGAGGCTGGCCTCATCACCAGACCATCGAGACCGTGCTCTCCCACCTCAAGCTGGATGGCGACGAATCCTTCTCCTCCCTGTCCGGCGGCACCAAGCGCCGTGCGCTCCTGGCCCGCGCCCTGGTGAGTGACCCGGACCTGCTCATTCTGGATGAACCGACCAACCATCTGGACATCGACTCCATCTCATGGCTGGAAGATTTTCTCCTGCGACAGAATACGACCCTGCTTTTCGTCACCCATGACCGCGCCTTCCTCAAACGCTTGGCCACACGCATCATCGAGCTGGACCGAGGCAAGCTCTATAGCTGGGATTGCGATTACAGCACGTACCTGGAACGCAAGGACGCAGTGCTTGAAGCCGAGGCCAAGCAGAACCACAATTTCGACAGAAAACTGGCGGAAGAAGAAGCCTGGATTCGCCGGGGCATCAAGGCCCGACGTACCCGCAACATGGGCCGGGTCCGCGACCTGCGCCAGATGCGGAAGGAACGCCAGGCTCGGCGGGATCGGACCGGCTCGGTCAAGATGGTCATTCAGGATGCGGACCGTACGGGCAAACTGGTGGTGGAAGCCACGGACATCTGTTTCGGGTTCGACGACACCCCGCTCATCTCCGATTTTTCCGCAGCGGTCATGCGTGGTGACAAGGTGGGCCTGATCGGTCCCAATGGCGTGGGCAAGACCACCCTGCTCAAGATTCTGTTGGGAGAACTGGAGCCACAATCCGGCTCCATACGGCACGGCGTGAACCTGCAAATCAGTTATTTCGATCAGTTGCGCGAACAACTGGATGAGACTCAATCAGCCCGGCACAATGTGGCTGACGGCAACGACTTCGTCACCATCAACGGCAACCAGCTCCATGTCATGAGTCACCTGAAAAATTTCCTGTTCACCCCGGACAGAGCCAAGGTGCCCGTCTCCGTCCTCTCGGGCGGCGAACGCAACCGCCTGCTCCTGGCACGGCTGTTCACTCGCCCTTCCAATGTTCTGGTCATGGACGAACCAACCAACGATCTGGATGTCGAGACCCTCGATCTCCTTGAGGAACTGCTCATGGACTATCCCGGCACCCTGCTGCTGGTCAGTCATGATCGAGCCTTCCTGAACAACGTGGTCACCTCCACTTTCGGTTTTGAAGGCAATGGGTGGGTTGCTGAATACGTAGGCGGGTATGATGACTGGATTCGCCAGCGTCCGAACACTCCGGCGCCAACAACCAAAGCCTGTAAGGCCAAACCTGAAGCCAAACCGAAAAAACCGGCAAAACAGAAACTCAGCTACAAGGAAAAGTTCGAGCTGGAAAAAAAGCAGGCCGAACTCAAAAAAATACCGCTTCTCATCGAAAGCCTTGAAACAGACCTTGAAGAGCTGCAAACCAGAATGGCCGCCCCGGATTATTTCAAAAACTCCGGCGAGGTAATGGCTGACGACCAAAAGCGCCTTGAAAGCCTTGAGTCTGACCTTGAAATCGCCTATGAGAACTGGGAACAACTTGAATCAACCCTTGAAGGGATAGAATTGGATTAA
- the rpe gene encoding ribulose-phosphate 3-epimerase: protein MILSPSMLSSDFTNMESELKALEAAGLEWVHLDIMDGMFVPNITFGPPIIKAMRAKSNLFFDCHLMIKEPGRYIQDFADAGADLICVHAETCDHLERVCAQIAETGAKPVVALNPHTPLESIKYLIPQLYMVLIMSVNPGFGGQKFIPFCLDKVKELRAMITEAKADTLIQIDGGVTLDNAAELTAAGVDILVSGSAFFGFPPYDERHQAFQNVCK from the coding sequence ATGATTCTATCCCCCTCCATGCTTTCTTCGGATTTCACCAACATGGAATCCGAGTTGAAAGCGCTGGAAGCTGCCGGCCTTGAATGGGTCCATCTGGACATCATGGATGGCATGTTTGTGCCCAACATCACCTTTGGCCCTCCCATCATCAAAGCCATGCGCGCAAAGTCGAATCTCTTTTTCGACTGTCACCTGATGATCAAGGAGCCTGGCCGATACATTCAGGATTTTGCCGACGCTGGCGCAGACCTCATCTGCGTACATGCTGAAACCTGTGATCATCTGGAACGTGTTTGTGCCCAAATCGCCGAGACCGGAGCCAAACCAGTCGTGGCACTCAACCCGCACACGCCTCTTGAGAGTATCAAATACCTGATTCCGCAATTGTACATGGTCCTTATCATGTCCGTGAATCCGGGTTTTGGCGGCCAGAAGTTCATCCCGTTCTGCCTGGACAAGGTCAAGGAACTGCGTGCAATGATCACTGAAGCCAAGGCCGACACGCTCATCCAGATCGACGGTGGCGTCACTCTGGACAATGCTGCCGAGTTGACGGCGGCAGGCGTGGACATTCTCGTGTCCGGCTCTGCTTTCTTCGGCTTCCCTCCCTACGACGAACGACATCAGGCTTTTCAAAACGTCTGCAAGTAA
- a CDS encoding substrate-binding periplasmic protein, translated as MGVLTAVPVQSDDIRFYAGSLAPMIQLEPDGKITGFSVDLLKEVLAEAGETFSEDIILKTNWGRAVHDVEVTPGTALLALTLLPDRQDRFKWVGPINEIQIGVFGRKADNLVIRHTDDLFKYRIAMVRNTAPMLMLVNSLPGIEEHIVKVSSIRTQLRILHAGRVDLIIQAVKASRHLMQEEGLETEEFSLLYLVEPTRLYYGFNKTTDDEYITRLQAALDRLKRKAVDGRSRYDRIRAKYFSDENATLGPVQSDGD; from the coding sequence ATGGGGGTGCTGACGGCGGTCCCGGTTCAGTCTGATGACATCCGTTTTTATGCCGGCAGCCTTGCCCCGATGATACAGTTGGAGCCTGACGGGAAGATTACGGGTTTTTCTGTGGATTTGTTGAAGGAAGTGCTGGCTGAAGCCGGGGAGACTTTTTCGGAAGACATCATTTTGAAAACGAACTGGGGGCGGGCCGTTCATGATGTGGAAGTAACGCCCGGTACTGCATTACTTGCTCTCACTCTCTTGCCGGATCGCCAAGACAGGTTCAAATGGGTCGGGCCTATCAATGAGATACAGATTGGGGTGTTCGGTCGAAAAGCGGATAATCTGGTCATTCGTCATACAGACGATCTGTTCAAGTATCGTATCGCAATGGTACGCAACACGGCTCCCATGCTCATGTTGGTCAATAGTCTCCCCGGGATAGAAGAGCATATTGTGAAGGTCAGCAGTATCAGAACCCAGCTCAGAATACTCCATGCCGGAAGGGTGGACCTGATAATTCAGGCGGTGAAGGCAAGCCGACATCTGATGCAGGAAGAGGGACTGGAGACAGAGGAATTTTCATTGCTGTATCTGGTTGAACCGACGCGCTTGTACTATGGGTTCAACAAGACGACCGATGACGAGTATATCACCCGGTTGCAGGCTGCGTTAGACCGTCTGAAGCGCAAGGCCGTGGATGGGAGGAGTCGGTATGACCGGATCAGAGCGAAGTATTTTTCGGATGAAAATGCGACCCTGGGACCTGTCCAGTCTGATGGGGACTAG
- a CDS encoding siroheme decarboxylase subunit alpha, giving the protein MDSYDKQILDIIQSHFPLASRPYEEVGKQVGLSEDEVLERVRDLKKSGLIRRMGANFTSKALGWQSTLCAASVPDDKIDEFVAEVNKHDGVTHNYLRENEFNIWFALIAPDMDAVEAILASITEATGIKVLNLPADKLFKIKVDFKMDK; this is encoded by the coding sequence ATGGATTCCTACGACAAGCAGATTCTGGATATCATTCAGTCCCACTTCCCCCTGGCTTCCCGCCCGTATGAGGAAGTCGGCAAGCAGGTGGGGCTTTCCGAAGACGAAGTGCTGGAGCGCGTGCGCGACCTGAAGAAATCAGGACTGATCCGACGCATGGGCGCCAACTTCACGTCCAAGGCTTTGGGATGGCAGTCCACCCTGTGTGCGGCATCCGTTCCGGACGACAAGATCGACGAGTTCGTGGCCGAAGTGAACAAGCACGATGGCGTCACGCACAATTATCTGCGTGAAAACGAATTCAACATCTGGTTCGCGCTCATCGCCCCGGACATGGACGCAGTGGAGGCCATCCTCGCATCCATCACCGAGGCCACAGGCATCAAGGTGCTGAACCTGCCTGCGGACAAGCTGTTCAAGATCAAAGTCGACTTCAAGATGGACAAATAA
- the ahbD gene encoding heme b synthase: protein MSEHPKGHPGGCPPEGHPGAHPGGKPAGHPGGHPHGKMHPGAEHAPKKYLDDGVTPICRLIAWEVTRSCNLACKHCRAEAHPEPYEGELSTEEAKALIDTFPNVGSPIIIFTGGEPMMRHDVYELIAYAKAKGLRCVMAPNGTLITPETAQKMKDAGIERCSISIDAPEAAQHDEFRGEIGAFDASMRGIQYLKDVGIEFQINTTVTKNNLHLFKNIFDLCEKLGASAWHIFLLVPTGRAVELGTEVITANEYEDVLNWFYDFRQTTDMQLKATCAPHYHRILRQRAKEDGTPVDFANFGLDAVSRGCLGGIGFCFISHRGQVQPCGYLELDSGQVRETPFPEIWKHSQEFLNLRNPDVYDGKCGHCEYEKVCGGCRARAQTMKGHYLKEEPLCSYEPKKKPKK, encoded by the coding sequence ATGAGCGAACATCCCAAAGGCCACCCTGGTGGCTGTCCCCCCGAAGGTCATCCCGGCGCACATCCCGGAGGCAAGCCCGCAGGACATCCCGGCGGACACCCCCATGGCAAAATGCACCCCGGTGCCGAGCATGCGCCCAAGAAATATCTCGACGACGGCGTCACACCCATATGCCGACTCATCGCATGGGAAGTGACCCGTTCCTGCAACCTCGCCTGCAAACACTGCCGGGCAGAGGCACACCCGGAGCCGTATGAAGGCGAGCTTTCCACCGAGGAGGCAAAGGCCCTCATCGACACTTTCCCGAACGTGGGCAGCCCGATCATCATCTTCACCGGTGGTGAACCCATGATGCGCCACGACGTCTACGAACTCATCGCCTATGCCAAGGCCAAAGGGTTACGTTGTGTCATGGCCCCCAATGGAACGCTCATCACGCCCGAAACCGCGCAAAAGATGAAAGACGCTGGCATCGAACGATGTTCCATCTCCATCGACGCCCCCGAAGCGGCCCAGCACGATGAATTCCGCGGCGAAATCGGGGCGTTCGACGCCTCCATGCGCGGCATTCAATATTTGAAAGACGTGGGCATCGAGTTCCAGATCAACACCACGGTCACCAAGAACAATCTCCATTTGTTCAAGAACATTTTTGACCTGTGCGAAAAACTCGGCGCTTCTGCCTGGCACATTTTCCTGCTCGTTCCCACTGGACGCGCCGTGGAACTCGGCACCGAAGTCATCACCGCCAACGAATACGAAGACGTACTCAACTGGTTCTATGATTTCCGCCAAACCACTGACATGCAGCTCAAAGCCACCTGCGCACCGCACTACCACCGCATCCTCCGCCAACGCGCCAAGGAAGACGGCACGCCTGTCGACTTTGCCAACTTCGGTCTTGATGCTGTCAGTCGCGGCTGCCTCGGCGGCATCGGTTTCTGCTTCATCTCCCATCGTGGTCAGGTACAGCCGTGCGGTTACCTCGAACTCGATTCGGGCCAGGTGCGTGAAACGCCGTTCCCCGAGATCTGGAAACATTCCCAGGAATTTCTCAATCTGCGTAACCCGGATGTCTACGACGGCAAATGCGGCCACTGCGAATACGAAAAAGTCTGCGGCGGCTGCCGTGCGCGTGCCCAGACCATGAAGGGCCATTATCTCAAGGAAGAACCACTCTGCTCCTACGAGCCGAAGAAAAAGCCAAAGAAGTAA
- the hemB gene encoding porphobilinogen synthase, producing the protein MIPSDFFRGRRLRSSLAMRELVRENAVTANDLIMPYFVVETDDDSFKKEISSMPGQYQLSLKQLKIKVGEAVADGLKACILFGIPAEKDDVGSGAYDDKGIVQKAIRLLKDTWPELVVIADTCLCEYTSHGHCGLVKNEYVQNDPTLNLLAKAAVAQARAGADMVAPSDMMDGRVAAIRAALDEEGFINTPIMSYAVKYASAFYGPFREAAESAPQFGDRKTYQMDPPNVREAMREAVADLEEGADILMVKPGQPYLDIVRMVRDTFDTPVAVYQVSGEYSMIKAAAQNDWIDEMGVVMESLAGFKRAGADLILTYFTEDVLKVLK; encoded by the coding sequence ATGATCCCCTCTGATTTTTTTCGTGGTCGTCGTTTGAGAAGCTCCCTGGCCATGCGCGAGCTGGTTCGTGAGAACGCTGTCACTGCAAACGATTTGATCATGCCCTATTTTGTGGTTGAAACGGATGATGATTCCTTCAAGAAGGAAATTTCCTCCATGCCCGGCCAGTACCAACTCTCCCTGAAGCAACTGAAAATCAAGGTCGGTGAAGCCGTTGCCGACGGTCTCAAGGCCTGTATCCTTTTCGGTATTCCTGCTGAAAAGGACGATGTTGGTTCCGGAGCCTATGATGACAAGGGCATTGTCCAGAAGGCCATTCGCCTGCTCAAGGACACCTGGCCCGAGCTGGTGGTCATAGCCGACACCTGTCTGTGCGAATACACCTCCCACGGCCATTGCGGATTGGTGAAGAACGAATACGTTCAGAACGATCCCACCCTGAATTTACTGGCCAAGGCTGCCGTGGCCCAGGCCCGGGCAGGAGCCGACATGGTCGCCCCGTCCGACATGATGGATGGCCGCGTGGCCGCCATCCGCGCTGCTCTGGACGAGGAAGGGTTCATCAACACCCCGATCATGTCCTATGCGGTGAAATACGCTTCCGCATTCTATGGTCCCTTCCGCGAGGCCGCGGAGTCCGCACCCCAGTTCGGAGACCGCAAGACCTACCAGATGGACCCGCCCAATGTCCGTGAAGCCATGCGCGAAGCCGTGGCCGATCTCGAAGAAGGCGCGGATATCCTCATGGTCAAGCCCGGCCAGCCGTATCTCGACATTGTCCGCATGGTGCGCGATACTTTCGACACTCCCGTGGCCGTCTATCAGGTCAGCGGCGAATATTCGATGATCAAGGCCGCCGCCCAGAACGACTGGATTGACGAGATGGGAGTGGTCATGGAGTCTCTGGCCGGGTTCAAGCGTGCCGGGGCAGATCTCATTCTCACTTACTTCACTGAAGACGTACTCAAGGTATTGAAATAA